The DNA window gagaaaacaaactccctttctcctttctcccacatGGTCCCCAATCACCTTAAGTACAAACAGAAGAGAAGATGAACAAATCATAATTTCTCAAAAGGAGGACAATTAGATTAAACATATAAGGTGACACATGTTATGTTATATACATAATAGCTGATCTTTTAAGGCACCATAGAATAAGTTCCCAGTTTTCCAACAGGAATTGTACCCAGTTCAGCATaagcatttcttaaaatgaaCAATGCATAGGCATCCATTGGATTATTTCAATGATGTCAAATGGCAAATGATGGGGACACTGATCTACTAATGTCTTAAATCATGACCTACTGATTAATCTTTTCACAGAGAGGAACCAAAGAAACCTAAAATCAATGGATGAGAAAAATTTCACAACAGTGAAGGAGTTTATACTTTTAGGGTTCACGACAGACCCGTGGTTACAGAGCGTTCTCTTTTATATCTTCCTCAGCATTTACGTCATCAGTCTGTTGGGAAACATCACCCTGATTTCTCTTATCTGTGCTGATTCTCagctccacacacccatgtatttcttcATTGGGAATCTGTCATTCCTGGATCTCTGGTATGCTTCTGTCTATGCCCCCCAAATCCTGATGACCTGTATCTCTGATGACAAAAGCATCTCTTTTGCTGGCTGCCTAGCTCAGTTCTTCTTCTCAGCTGGCCTGGCCTATAGTGAATGTTACCTTTTGGCCgccatggcttatgaccgctatgtggccatctccAACCCCTTGCTTTATTCCCAGGCGATGTCTCCAAGGCTATGTGCCAGTCTTGTTGCAGCTTCATACTTTGGTGGCTTTGTGAACTCAACCATCATCACCAGTGAAACATTTACCTTGAGCTTTTGTGGGAAGAACATCATTGatgatttcttctgtgatctGCCACCCCTGGTCAAGTTGGCTTGTGATGTGAAGGAAAGTTACCAGGCTGTGCTCTATTTCATACTTGCCTCCAATGTCATCACTCCAACGGTGCTTATTCTTGCTTCCTATCTCTTCATCATTGCTGCCATCTTGAAGATTCGCTCTACCCAAGGTCGCCTCAAGGCATTTTCCACTTGTGGCTCTCACCTGACAGCTGTAACCTTGTACTATGGTTCAATTCTCTTTATTTACTCCCGACCAAGTACTAGCTATACCCTGGAAAGGGATAAAGTGGTGTCAGTGTTCTACACAGTGGTAATTCCCATGTTGAACCCCTTGATCTATAGCTtaagaaataaagatattaaagatGCCCTGAGGAAAATGATAGATAGAGCAAAGTATCTTAAACAAagattttggtaaaaaaaaaaaaaaaaaagtattctttttttaatttttaatttttattttttgtctctttttttagggccacatccatggcacatggggattccaaggctaagggttgaatcagagctatagttgctggccaacaccatagccacagcaatacaggatctgagctgcatctgtgacctacaccacagctcatggcagtgccggatccttaacccattgagcaaggccagggatcgaacctgcatcctcatggatgctagtcagattcatttctgctgagccacaatgggaactcctattattattttttaaaaaattaaattcaatgtCACGGATAACAGATAACAGCTTGtaaatctctgaaataaataaaatgagcaaaagatgaAGTCATTGAATAATGTACAAATTGCATattacatttgtctttttaattttgcattaatatctttaaatatgtgtttaaaataaatgagtctgGGTCAATTGGAAAAACTGCCATGCATGCTAACTCAGAACAGAGTCAGTAGCACTGCTGAGATTCTGAGAAGGttgtaagaggttttttttctctttttttttttattacacttCACAGTTCATAAGTTGCCTATAAGTATAGTACTATAatctataatataaaataataatattcattatGGATTATTTGTCATGATTAGATGGATGAAATGACTTGCTTCAAATCAGGTAATTCATAGGTGAGAAAACAAGAATGCAAACTCAGAATTGATAACTCCAGGGGTACTTACTCATTTGTTAGGACAGTGCGTTAGTTAGCAggtcataaataaaatatctaccaTAAAATGcccttcaaaataaatttattttttctttctgattttcataTTTGTGCTTGCTGTGATAGAGAGATTTCCTTGACAATATATGTATTGTTAAAtaaagcatatatgtatatgaaagaACAAATACTTTTATTTAGAGTCACTGCAAGCTTCCAATAAATAATTTcccaatagttaaaaaaaaaatcaaggtcaaAAGAAGAAGAGTTGCTGCGTGAAACAGACAGAAATGGAGACGTAGATAGAAATAGATAagtagagagacagagacacttCAAAAAGCTTTGTGTCCAAAAGAGGATTCAGAGTGGAAATCTCTACGAGGTAAACAGTAATTGATAACAATTAAGATCATGTGggtgtttgtatttctttgttcagttatatatatgaattaatgaaaaattaaagaatgccTTATTATGATATATTCCATCTCCTAATTTAAGTAGTCTTTTTACATATAAAACAAGAGGTTTATCAACATAAAAAAGTCCTAGTATTGATTAACAAGTATgttggtttcctagggctgccataacaaaatgccagaTTCTGGATGttgtaaacaatagaaatttatttttcacagttctagagCTAAAAGGCAAGACCAAGGAGCTAGCAAGGTTGATTTGTTCTGATGCCTCTTTCCTCTGCTTGCacatggccaccttcttgctttCTCCTCACATGGTCTATTTTCCTGTGCCCAAGCACCCCTCATATCTCTTTGTGTCCAAATTCccactttttgtgtttttataaaggtaccagtcagattggattagagCTCATCCTAGCCACCTCcttttaactgaatcacttttataAAGGTTCTATCtcaaaatacagtcacattccaCATTTCTGGAGATTAGGGCTTCAACGTATGAATTTTGGAGTGTTACGACTCAAGCCATAGCACCAAGGATGGATGGGAATTTTCTTGATGAATGAGACATGAAAGCATAGCCTAGGAAGATAGAGGAGCACAGGTCAGGGAAAAACCTTATGAATCACATGATAGCTTCTAGAAAAGTCTAATTAGTACAATTTGGAGAGTTTCTATTGTTAGATACATGTTTGCTTATATTGTGACATAGATTCATTTTGAGAGTCCACTTTTGATGAAATGCTGTTCATTTCATCATAACCTCATTAGTATATCTTCTCCGTACCCCAAATGAACTCTAATTGTGTCTTTGGAAACTGAGGTACATGCTTCTGAGCTGCTCTGTGAAAGAGTTCCCAAAGGAAGGGCTGTTAAGGAAATACATATATTGGGTCCAACAAAGCACGCCCAGACGTCAGAGGGAAGAGAGTCTCACTTCCAAGAGTGATTGGTCCTGATCAAGGGTAAGCAACTGGGATCAGGGGGAAAGAAGCAGTTTGGCTTCtctgtgacctgagctgtggcCTCAGGCAGAGTCTGACACGGCTCTCAAAGGGTCCTTGTTATGCCAACACGCACATACACAATCTTCTAAATAGAATTCCATTAATGATGTACGTAACCTTCATCTAGAATTCAAGTTCAGTCTGGTGGTTACACTGGATCATCATCTATTTACTCACTAAACTGCAATGTGTGGTATTTTCACTTCTTGGTACTTATTTTCAGGGGCTAGGGGGATATGTGTAGGCTTCCCAGAATTTTAAGTACTCCAATGTAGGAAGAAAGGGACAGAATTAAAGTTGTTTTATATGACATGTTTCAGCTGGACTGCCTctgacattttctttgtttttcattttgtttacttgcAAATtacaatttatattaaattcagAAGTCACTTTAGTCCATCTTGATGGTTATGCGTcctgtcttcctccttcttttgaTCAGGGGAGTCTACTCAAGGGGAGATTTGTCCTGAATAGTTTGAGCTAGGATAGCCATAGACAATAATTTGGGAAAAATAGCTTCAAAGTGTAAAGGTAATAACCCACTAATTGATTTTAGAAATACTTATTAAGTGCCAATTCGATGCCAGGAAGTGTCCTATACTTTGGGatacagcagtaaacaaaacagaggaATCTTTCTGCCCCATAGCTAAAGCATTCTAGTGGGGAAAAACATACAATTTAATAAACAAGTGTTAGAAGATGCCTATAAGTCTTGGGGAAAATAGAGCAGAGTCTGGGCAGAATAAGAAGGATGGGGATTGTTGGTGGGAAGAGGATCTGGAATTTAAACTAGAATGATGTGGACAGGCAGAAATGTCAGAAAATGACATTTGATTGACCTTGAAAGGAGATGAGGGTGTGAGCCTTGCAAATGTCTGGGGGATAATATTCACATGGAGGAACAGATAGTTCCAATATCTCTGATGCTGGGGACAGGCTGCTGTTTGGGAGAAACAGTGAAAGTCATCAAGGTTGGAACAGAAATCAGGGGGTggcgagtctttttttttttttttttttttgctatttcttgggccgctcctgcggcatatggaggttcccaggctaggggttgaatcggagctgtagccaccggcctacgccagggccacagcaacacgggatccgagccgcgtctgcaacctacaccacagctcacagcaacgccggatcgttaacccactgagcaagggcagggaccgaacccacaatctcatggttcctagtcggattcgtgaaccactgcgccacgacgggaactccagggggtgGCGAGTCTTAAACAATAAAGACATGCAGGTAATAGACAGCTTTTAGTCCACCATATGGACTTTGATTAACTTAAAATCAATTGGTAGAttagaaggttttttgtttgtttttttaagagaagtAGTGATATTGCCCTTTTTTTGTGGTAAAGAATCATACTGACTGATATATTAAAAACACGTTACAGAGGAATATGTATATAGACCAGTTAGAAGGATTTTTGCAGTGTTCTTGGCAAAATGATGATTGCTTGGACCAGGTGGCATCAGTGGAGGTGATGAGAAGTGCTCAGATTCAGGATGTGTGTTGAAGGCAGGGACACCAGGGTTTCTTGGAAGTTTGAAGAGGAAGTAGGAGAGAGGGAGAATAGGTTGATTCCTAGTGTGTGGCTTGAGTAGAATTTACTACCTTATGTGAGAAATGAGCAGATGGATCAATTTTGGGGGGTGGTGACTAGGAATTCAGCTGTAGACATGTGAAGTATTTATTACTCATCTCTTATGTAAGTATAGAATGTTAGCACTAGGAAGAGACTTAGGAAACTCTTagtgtgggtttttgtttgtttgtttgtttgtttgttttaagaatcATAACCACCAAATCCATGGATAGGTTTCTGGGGCTTCATCATCTCTCTAAAATTTTGTCTGTTTAAACTTAGGTACAGTTTTGGATGTTGGAGAGAAGATACATTGCTTTTGTTAGATTTTCAAAGAGATCCAgcattccaaaaaattaaaagcaattaatTATTTTCCTGATAGAGAGAAGATACATTGCTTTTGTTAGATTTTCAAAGAGATCCAGcattccaaaaattttaaagcaattaatTATTTTCCTGATAATGAAATTAAGGCACATGTACAAGCTCACATGGTTGGTTTTTCTGGAAACAAGTAAGACCACGCAAATCTTGATGTGAAAATGAGAATATATTTCATCTCTCACTTCAAGAGGATAATAATATCTGATGTCTCCAaagatatatacatgtgtgatGGTTGCTAATCTTTTCTGCACAGTATATTGTTGTGAGTGAGATTATCTATTCTTATATCTCTGATCGATTCTCTAAGGGGCTTTAACAAGTTGGAATCCTAGAAGGTGGGTGCTAGAAAAGGATCAGCCAGTTTTTCATGTGAGTGAGACTTTGTTCCAGGGAGGACCTTGGCACTCTTAAAAGCATATAGGCCTGTGTCTGTTAAGTCCATATGCCTAATGgagaagcaacaaggatttactttaTAACAAAGGGAATTATatgcaatatcttgtaataacctgtaatggaatataatctgaaaataactgaatcactagggtgtacaccttaaattaacataatattgtaaatcaagtaacttcaattaaaaaaaagaaagaaaaaggcattcccattgtggcttaatgggttagaGACCTGATGTTTgttctatgaggatgcaggtttgattcctggcattgctcagtgggttaaggatttggtgttgttgcaagctgtggcatagattgcagaggTAGCCTGGAtctagaattgctgtggctatggtgtaagtctcagctgcagctctgatttgacccctagcctgggaacttccatatgccacaggtgaggtggtaaatagaaaaaaaaaaaaaaaaaagacaaagaattaaaaagaaaagaaaagaaaaacaaatgggtgATTATCTCTGCCTCTATTACATGACTTTAATCCATAACCAATAAAAATTGCATtttggcatctgtgacctgtgccacagctctcggcaatgcccgatccccaacccactgagaaaggccagggatcaaatctgcatcctcatggatactactcggattcatttccactatgccacagcgggaactcctctttcctcagTATCTTATAGCTTTGAGGGTACAGGTCTTATGCCTTCATTAAATTTAaacctaggtattttattctttttgatccaATTGTGAATGggattttttctcttaatttctctttctggtagttCATGAtcagtgtacagaaatgcagcagattcctgtatattttttctatgctgaaactttactgaattttgtATACTAGCTCTAATAGGTTTTTGGTAAAGTCCTTGACGTTTTCTATGTAtacaatatcatgtcatctgcaaagtgtGACAGTTGTACTTCTTtaaatgcgttttttttttttttttttttttccttgcctaatGGCTGGGGCCAGTACTTCCAattctattttgaataaaaaagagagtgtaaaaaaaaattgcattttgaAGCCTGCCAATCCTTTGTTAAATGCATGTGAATGGGTGACAAAATAACTTTCAGGATTTTAGAAAAATGAGGGACACCATTATTCTGGCTTATGCTGTCTCCTTGAGGAAACTTGGccttactgtttttttctcttgagttcaaattttaaaaaatgagtcagGTATTACTCATCTTTCGCAGAGTAAAAATAGCTACCGTTAGGGATATTTTCAGTTGACACacaggtgtatgtatcttttgtaTATGGCACtggtatttttcttacttttttaaaagtgatgAAATGTGGTTTGGAGATTGTTAAAAGTCTTTCCCAAGATTTCAGACCTACCAGAGGGTGGAATCAGGATTTCAACAGGATTTTCCATTTCAATTGTGGCAGTTATGCAAGTCTGCCTAAGCCAGTCCCATCTGTGCTCAGCTGGGTTGGCATATGTGTCTGTGTTTAGCTTGTTAGCTCAGTGAGGACTGGTGGAAGAAGAACAAACCCACTCACATGTCTGGGGGCCAGCTTGCTGCCATCTGGGGTTGGAAAGAATGCAGCCAGATGTTTCAATATCTAACCAAGTCTTATATACCTGGGGGCGGAAGAATTCCAAAAGTGAGAAGAGACACATGCAGCATCTCTTGAACTCCAGGATAGGCCGCTGCAGTGGTGCTACTTCTGTTGCAAACTATTGGCCAAAACAAATCGCAAAACTCTCCCAATTCAAAGGTGATAATGACAGAATCTACTCTTGATATCAGGAAATCAGTAAAGAATCccagtaatttaaaatatatatattttgtagatCATTGATTTGTGGTTAATTTACCACTTTCTCTCTTAAATATTAGCAGCTTGGTACAAAATATAAATGTGACGCATTTCTGATACAGTTTTGTTTCACGCAGAAATCAGAACAGTGACTGTATGATATGGCCTTTTTATAGAATGTTCTAAAACTTTCACCAAAATTATTTACTTACTCTGTTAAAGATTTTATAGTTTCTTATGTAAAAACACAGAGGGCATGCTTTCATTACCATCTAATACCTTGAA is part of the Sus scrofa isolate TJ Tabasco breed Duroc chromosome 2, Sscrofa11.1, whole genome shotgun sequence genome and encodes:
- the LOC110259551 gene encoding olfactory receptor 1013-like, which produces MDEKNFTTVKEFILLGFTTDPWLQSVLFYIFLSIYVISLLGNITLISLICADSQLHTPMYFFIGNLSFLDLWYASVYAPQILMTCISDDKSISFAGCLAQFFFSAGLAYSECYLLAAMAYDRYVAISNPLLYSQAMSPRLCASLVAASYFGGFVNSTIITSETFTLSFCGKNIIDDFFCDLPPLVKLACDVKESYQAVLYFILASNVITPTVLILASYLFIIAAILKIRSTQGRLKAFSTCGSHLTAVTLYYGSILFIYSRPSTSYTLERDKVVSVFYTVVIPMLNPLIYSLRNKDIKDALRKMIDRAKYLKQRFW